Proteins encoded by one window of Chryseobacterium sp. POL2:
- a CDS encoding FeoB-associated Cys-rich membrane protein, with product MDSIVFQYVLIGVLLFAIGYALFRNLRNAFRRSKKGGGCDTNCGCS from the coding sequence ATGGATTCTATTGTGTTTCAATATGTATTGATTGGGGTTTTGTTGTTTGCGATAGGTTATGCACTTTTCAGAAACTTAAGAAATGCTTTTCGTAGGTCAAAAAAAGGTGGCGGTTGCGATACCAACTGTGGATGCTCTTGA